The Parus major isolate Abel chromosome 5, Parus_major1.1, whole genome shotgun sequence genome contains a region encoding:
- the DDX24 gene encoding ATP-dependent RNA helicase DDX24 codes for MKAKKGGRFNSSFKLKRKGIEVVGEWKSVQIDPNLFAEEEFRDIVCLEELTDYKLVSSSSVGKVKEKKRKAGSASEEGNEEVEESAVPPKKKKKKKDLRSQTDKGNTSNTAENDVLADKVIKCNEMIEDVNSEDHGHVTVSISSRKDTPKKKKKKVPKNKASQAEEDLPSVVTSKKVKNWTTEVLSATNDQKADVSAWKDLFVPEPVLQALSYLGFSAPTPIQALALPSAIRDNMDVLGAAETGSGKTLAFAIPMIHSVLQWQKSNNSTTRNDSVSKESHQHHDETRWENEDEVEKVTHQQAEDSRDEDDESFTTGCVEVLENIEFDSDNKTHSVDSHKNRPLLGLVLTPTRELAVQVKHHIDAVAKFTGIKTAILVGGMAAQKQERVLNRKPEIVIATPGRLWELVKERHPHLSNLRQLRCLVIDEADRMVEKGHFLELSQLLEILNDSQYNPRRQTFVFSATLTLVHQIPTRVLQKKNAKKMDKKTKLELLMEKVGIKGKPKVIDLTRKEATVETLTETKIHCNTNEKDYYLYYFLLQYPGRTMVFANSIDCVKRLSSLLTILNCDPLPLHANMHQKQRLKNLERFAERESCVLLTTDVAARGLDIPNVQHVIHYQVPRTSELYVHRSGRTARAANEGLSLLLIGPEDLINFRKIYKTLEKSEELPFFPVDAKCMTSIKERMNLARQIEKAEFFNSREKQHNSWLQQAAEALEIDLDDDMLMGRKASEQEESQKQKMLKGMKKQLKHMLSQPLFKVLMKTKYPTQSGKLLLPQTSVGISALGAMSKKKQAKKKKSIK; via the exons ATGAAGGCCAAAAAAGGAGGGAGATTTAACTCTTCCTTTAAATTGAAACGAAAAGGCATTGAAGTAGTAGGAGAATGGAAAAGCGTGCAGATCGACCCCAATCTATTTGCTGAGGAGGAGTTTCGAGATATAGTGTGCTTGGAGGAGCTCACAGACTACAAGCTAGTAAGTTCTTCCAGCGTGGGGAAAGtgaaagagaagaagagaaaggctGGGAGTGCTTCTGAAGAAGGCAATGAAGAGGTGGAAGAATCTGCTGTCcctccaaaaaagaaaaagaaaaaaaaagatttgagAAGCCAAACAGATAAAGGCAATACTTCtaatacagcagaaaatgatGTGCTGGCTGATAAAGTGATAAAGTGTAATGAAATGATTGAAGACGTTAATTCTGAAGACCATGGACATGTGACTGTGAGCATATCAAGCAGAAAAGACactccaaagaagaaaaaaaagaaggtacCTAAAAACAAGGCTTCTCAAGCAGAGGAAGACCTTCCATCAGTAGTTACTTCTAAAAAAGTCAAAAACTGGACAACAGAAGTTTTATCTGCCACAAATGATCAAAAAGCTGATGTGTCTGCATGGAAAGACCTGTTTGTACCTGAGCCAGTGTTGCAGGCCTTGAGCTACCTGGGGTTTAGTGCTCCAACTCCTATTCAAGCCTTAGCTTTGCCTTCTGCCATTCGGGATAATATGGACGTTCTTGGTGCTGCAGAAACAG gaAGTGGCAAAACGCTTGCATTTGCAATTCCAATGATTcactctgtgctgcagtggcaAAAATCAAATAACTCGACAACTAGAAATGACAGTGTTTCTAAAGAGTCCCATCAGCATCATGATGAAACAAGATGGGAAAATGAGGATGAAGTAGAAAAAGTAACCCATCAGCAGGCTGAAGATAgcagagatgaagatgatgaatcTTTCACAACAGGCTGTGTGGAGGTGCTGGAAAACATTGAATTTGATTCCGATAACAAGACACATTCTGTTGACTCTCACAAAAACAGACCTCTTTTAGGACTGGTGCTTACTCCTACAAGAGAATTAGCTGTACAAGTAAAGCACCACATTGATGCAGTTGCAAAGTTTACAG GCATTAAGACTGCAATACTAGTAGGAGGCATGGCTGCACAGAAGCAAGAACGTGTACTGAATCGAAAGCCAGAAATTGTAATTGCAACCCCAGGCCGTCTGTGGGAGTTAGTTAAAGAGAGACACCCACATCTTTCAAATCTTCGTCAGCTCAG GTGCCTTGTGATTGATGAAGCAGACCGAATGGTTGAGAAAGGTCACTTCTTAGAGCTGTCTCAGTTGCTGGAAATCTTAAATGATTCACAGTATAACCCTCGACGAcagacttttgttttttctgccaCTTTGACTTTAGTCCATCAGATTCCCACAAGagttttacaaaaaaagaatGCTAAAAAGATGGACAAGAAGACCAAACTGGAATTGTTAATGGAAAAAGTGGGAATAAAGGGCAAACCCAAAGTAATAGACTTAACAAGGAAAGAGGCTACTGTTGAGACTCTGACAGAAACCAAAATCCACTGTAACACAAATGAGAAGGACTATTACCTCTATTACTTTCTTCTCCAGTATCCAGGAAGAACCATGGTCTTTGCAAACAGCATAGACTGTGTAAAACGCCTCAGTTCTCTCCTCACAATCTTAAATTGTGATCCTCTTCCTTTGCACGCCAATATGCACCAAAAGCAAAGGCTGAAAAACCTGGAAAGGTTTGCTGAGCGAGAGAG CTGTGTCCTCCTGACAACAGATGTTGCAGCTCGTGGTCTTGATATTCCTAATGTCCAGCATGTCATCCACTACCAG GTCCCTCGTACTTCTGAGCTCTACGTGCACAGAAGTGGCCGAACAGCCCGAGCGGCCAATGAAGGCCTCAGCCTGTTGCTGATTGGTCCTGAAGACTTGATCAATTTTCGGAAAATCTATAAAACATTGGAGAAGAGTGAAGAGCTGCCATTTTTCCCAGTTGATGCCAAGTGCATGACTTCTATTAAG GAACGGATGAATTTGGCAAGGCAGATTGAGAAGGCAGAATTTTTCAACAGTCGGGAAAAGCAACACAACTCCTGGCTCCAGCAAGCTGCAGAGGCTCTTGAGATTGATCTTGATGATGACATGTTGATGG